The genome window GtttggcattttatttttcagctgtAATAAGATTTCCCTCAAGAAATGAGTAAAAATGGTCCAGGAAGTTGCATAAACTCAACCTTTATGTAAGGACTGTGTCTTAACGGAAcactccacttaaaaaaaaaaaaaaaaagactaattttCCACTCtcgttgagttttactgttttcaaattcattcagccgatctccgggtctggtggtagcacttttagttAAGCTCatcatagatcattgaatctgattagaccgttagcatctcgctcaaatgATCAAATACTTTCTAGATTGTCCTATTTAAAGCTTGATTCTTCTGTAGTTGCATTGTGTACTACGACTGACGGCAAATTAAAAGTTGTGATTTTTCTAGGCCAATTAGTCTGCTATCGCTGcaaatataaaaactattttcaggggctgcgtaatatcactgcgcctgctgcacccatggtacgaCAGCAAAGTTCCTTGACTATTACGCTGGAATGgtagtatagttcctagccatatcagcctaaaaaaattaaatttttcattttctgtcagtcTTGGTACACGATGTAAATACTGAAGTcaagttttaaaggggtcatatgattttttttttttttatcattttgtctATTTGGTGTAactgttgacatgctttaatgtaaaaaaaaaaaaaaaaaaaaaacattatttttatgtacAATATACTGATACTTTACAGTATTGTATGTCTTCTATAccctgcctctctcaaacacactgttttctacaaagtctGTCCTCCTGAtaagtgcagtctgctctgattggccagctgacgcagtgcattgtgattggctgaataccgcAAGCACTTGTTTGGAAATGTAactcccctttccataatcatgagcttcatctgatctggggtgcgtttcccaaaaccataattgctaacctgttagcaacttagttggttggcaattggaaattgcattgcaaccaacaaagttactaacttagttagcaactgtGGTTTTAAATCAGATACATATCCAATATCTGGAGATCTGACCAATGGCTCAACATGCATTCGATTCCTTGTAAAACTATGCGAGGGTGACTCGTTTGCCCATAAATATGGTGTTTTAATGCCCGTGTGCTGtatgcatttgcattttgagATGCAAACTTCACAATCAGGAGCTGGTTTTCAACCTCTGCCCTGTGAATTTTACAAATACAGCAGCTTCTCTTCTATAAGCTACTTTAAATTGCACTTGATTGCAAGCTTCACACTTGCACAGTCTCTTGTTAACTTAttcaaattcatttaataaatatctTGGTGCTACTTTTTCACTAAAGAATTCTACCTCTAACAAGCTATATAAAATGGCAGACCAAGTGAAAATGACCATTTATCCATCCAGTGAGATTTTGAGCTGCAAAACCTCCATGACCGCTATTGTCCATGCTGGCAAATAATAGCCAAGTGGCCACTTGACGtgaattatataaattttaatagCATGACCATTCATAACCAGAGGATCTACCATGTGTGATCCCTCAATAGCGGAGACGGATAGCGAATACCAGTCGCGTGTAAATTGAGTGTAAACCGATGGACCGATAGTACATTTTTGACACGTCTCGGTTCTGCCCGAGTTGGAAAATGAACCTAtttaaaagagagaggaaaaaaaaaaccttgagtgTTCTTTTAAGAACAAGTCTGACCCACTAGCTGTTAGTCAAGGGGGAATGagtctttcttttcagattcaaatTAGATCAATTTACATGATGTAACTGGCTTGAAATTATCATCAGTCTTAAAGGGGTGGGGGGGCAGAAAATTAACTAGTAAATTCAGTTAAAGCTTTTTATGCAACAGCCACACTGGTCTCCAGTGTTTCATATTCTTTTTGGCTACAAACACTTGAATGCAACATACTGCTAATTTAGACTTCAGAATTGGTCATTAGGAAATCTCTGATAGCATGTGAAGGCACAAAAAGCCCTGTTTGTTCCCATTTAAAACTTGCCCCAATTCTTTAATTGACATGCCCCAATACAGAAAGAAGGGTCTTTCTTGAAAAAAATCCTTAATTGTAATTTCAATATTGCTTAAAATAGTGCTTTTCTTGTGTGCTCATTGTCTGAGGCTTCATGTTATCCCGTCCCATCACCTTACATCAAGCATATCGTCTGTACCTGATGAGTTGAGTGTTTTAAGTGAGATCTCTCTTACTCATTATTTTACAGAGCAACTGGAACGAGATTACGGACAATTTTGATGACATGAACCTGAAGGAAACTCTCCTTCGTGGAATTTACGCCTATGGTTTTGAGAAACCCTCAGCGATCCAGCAGAGAGCTATAATCCCTTGTATAAAAGGTACAAACAAGCTCCGTTACTTTCAGCTTTTGCTTGATGTGGTTTTTAATAAACAAGATTACCTGTGCACAATTTGCTTTCTGTATGTTAGTTTGTAGTCAAGCTAAACTGAAGTCTGTGTCTCTGCTCATTGTAATTTTGACGTTATGTGCTTCGCATTAGTGTGAATTGATTCTTGATTTCTCCGTAGGATATGATGTTATCGCTCAGGCCCAGTCAGGCACTGGTAAAACGGCCACATTTGCCATTTCCATCCTGCAGCAGTTGGAGATTGAGCAGAAAGAGACTCAGGCTCTGGTCCTGGCACCAACCCGAGAGCTCGCTCAGCAGGTATGCTGTACCTGAGGTCACCATAAACTTAGTGTCTCAGACCAAGGCGGCATATTCTGGCAGTAGCCCCATTCAAGGTACTCTTTCGCTGTTCTTCCTGCTCCATCAGTCATTACATGTGgatgtttttctttgtgtgtaaTTTTATGAGCTAGTTGGCAGGAAGTAATCAGGTGGTGCTTCAGCCAGAATAATTTTCTGTAGTACAGGAGTATTTACCCTAAATAATTGGAAATGAGATTTTAGTTAATGGTTTGGTTGTTAGACTGCCAGGTGGGTTCCATGGGATGATTGTGGCAAAAAAGAAGCTGTGGACAAAAGTGTGAGATGGTATACTGTCTTTCGGGACTGACTTGTTACGGATATGAACTTTTCAACTGATCGTACTTGTAAATGTGGCTCTCTGCTCTCTAGATTCAGAAGGTTATCCTGGCCCTGGGTGACTACATGGGGGCTTCATGCCATGCTTGCATTGGTGGCACCAACGTGCGGAACGAAATGCAAAAACTCCAGGCGGAAGCTCCACACATCGTTGTTGGCACGCCAGGCCGTGTGTTTGACATGCTGAACAGGAGATACCTGTGTAAGTAGTGAATGCAAATAAATTAGTCTAAGACATGCAGGCCCAGCTGGGAGGAAGTATGACATGATGGTATCATCTTTCGGGACGGACCTATAATGAAGACATTTACAACTTAACTGATCATACATTTCACTATCATGGTTTAACTGATTAAAAaggattttttaattaaagttttttttggtttgtttttacagCTCCCAAATGGATCAAGATGTTTGTCCTTGATGAGGCTGATGAAATGCTGAGCCGTGGGTTCAAGGATCAAATCTATGAGATTTTCCAGAAACTAAGCACAAACATCCAAGTAAGTCCATGTCTTGATACCAGACTCTCAATGGAAGTGTCTTCCACTCAAAAGAACTGTGCTAAAATTGCAGATTCCAGGTTTTCCTGGTTTATGCGATGATGCTAGCAGAGTATGATGTGGAAGAAGAGCAGTAGCCCTGTACCAGGAATGAAACTAAGCCGGACCTCTTTCTTAATGTCTAGTGGCTTATGTTTCAAGGTCCAGAGCAACAATACATCAGTTTTCAACTGGAAGAAATCTTTGATTCCATATTAAAAAATCCGTGGCTAAACGTTTAaaatgaattcatgccaaaactgGAGACGATCTGTGCTACTTTCAGGTTGCtcgtcaatttatttattttcaaatattcagTCAAATATTTTTGCTTCCATTGCACAAGATTCCATTGCTGAAGAACCCACGCATTACGTTACCAAAACTTTGAGTTCATGCAGCTCACGTGCTGCTGTCATTTAAAGGGCAAGTGGTTCAGAGAATGGCTGTATTTGAATGAGTGTTTTCAGCTGATACCTGCTGTTAGAACAGAAGGAATGGAAGAGagctatacagtatatgcatgcaAGTAAAACAAGATATATCTACATGAAAGCCAAATAAATTTGTCAAGTCAGCTTAATGCACGAAGCTATGAAGTGGgagtgggggagtgcatgtacagttctctctccaccttcaataccatgacttaggtgtccttgagcaaggcatcgaacccccgactgctccccgggtgctgcagcataaatggctgcccactgctccgggtgtgtgttcactgtgtgtgtgtgtgcattttggatgggttaaatgcagagcacaaattctgagtatgggtcaccatacttggctgaatgtcactagCATTTTCAGAATTGAcctatgtgtgtttttgtcaatgATCTAACCGTATCTCATGTATCTCAAGGTTGTGCTGCTTTCGGCCACCATGCCCGCTGATGTGCTGGAGGTGACCACCAAGTTCATGCGTGAACCTATTCGCATCCTGGTGAAGAAGGAGGAGCTGACTCTGGAGGGTATTAAGCAGTTTTACATCAATGTAGAGCGAGAGGTGAGGCACTGGTTGTCTCTTTACTGTCTCATGTCCCTTCTTTTAAAAGCACCATGCTAAAATCACCAGCTCAAGGTCTTCTGGTCTTGCTCTGGTGTTTATGCTAGTACTGGTAAATCTTAAAGAAGGAAGAGCAAAAGCACACGGTCGGAAATGAGTCTAGGGCGGACCTCTTTCTTAATGTCCGGTGTCCAAGGTCTCGAGATTTTGTGCTATATAGTTCATGAACTCAGGATATTGATGTAGGATGACTTCGCTAATGCTAATTCACTTATCTGTAGGAGTGGAAGTTAGACACGCTGTGTGACCTCTACGAGACCCTTACAATCACCCAGGCTGTTATCTTCTTGAACACGAGAAGAAAGGTTGACTGGCTGACAGAGAAGATGCATGCCAGAGATTTCACCGTGTCTGCTCTGGTAAGCTGATGCACATCATTTAGAGTTGATGTTTAGAATAGTTAATGGTAGGCCAGGTTTGATCGAGACCGATTGCACATTATGGTGCTTAATGCTGGATAAAGTATGAAATGATGGTCTACCATCTTTCGGGACTGACCTTTCATGGAGAGAATTGTTTCTAAACATAACTGATCGTACTTGTCCAGCGTTTGTTAGCCAGGATGACGTGTGTGATGTCTTGCATCAGTTAAAGCAGTCGGTGTTTTTCAGCATGGAGACATGGATCAGAAGGAGCGAGACATAATCATGAGAGAGTTCAGGTCTGGCTCTAGCAGAGTACTCATAACCACAGATTTGCTGGTGAGTAGGgcttttattttcagaatttcaATTGAAGAAAACAAATTGTAAATTTAAGTTACGTTGTCCAAAATATTGCAATATGGCTGTATTAGGCTACTGTGGTTAAAAAATGTTAGTAAAAACTAGTAGTAATTCAAATTCAGTGTCTTCTATTTTAAGTCTGAATTTCAAGGGAATtgccatttagttttttttacttgctCTGCCTTTTTAAGACAAAATTATGAACAACCCTTTTTGGTCAATATTGGCGATATTTTCATTACCTCTATAAAGCTACATTTTGTCAAGTTTAAGCAAATTTTCAAGATAAGTAAATGGTTATAAAATTAGAAATGAACTAAAGCGTGATTTGTTGTAAGAAGATTCAGCATGATGAAATGGTGAAATCAAAACGTTTATGAATTTACTTTCAGTGGCAGATTAACAGATGTTGAATGAGACTTCGACTTGAAGAATTTTCAGTCATTTTATAAGGTTAACAGTCAGtccagagtatttttttttttttttaatggccttTAAACTTCTGGTGTAGtctcatgattaaaataatttttttttctaacttgGATTTTACTATGAAAACAGCTGTAGAACCTGACatagcataaaaaaatacacagttACATTTTGGTCCTTTTTAGCATGTCTGACCCTGAAATCCCTGTTCCACAGGCTCGTGGAATTGATGTGCAACAAGTTTCACTTGTCATCAACTATGACTTGCCAACAAATCGAGAGAACTATATCCATAGGTGAGTAAAACCTCAAGGTGCCAACATGTTTTTCACTGGCTGCATTAAATTTATTGAATGTTGATGTCTTGGCTATAATCGTTTCTCAGGATTGGCCGTGGAGGTCGTTTTGGCAGAAAAGGTGTAGCCATCAACTTCGTTACTGAAGAAGACAAAAGGATTCTTCGAGACATTGAGACGTTCTACAATACAACCGTTGAGGAGATGCCCATGAATGTTGCCGACCTGATTTAAACCTTGGAGATTTTAATGCAGGGATAGTTTTTGAATGATCACTTCATTTGCGCTTATTttattggaagaaaaaaaaaatctacgcTCCTCAATGCTGGCTGCGGATCCGACTTACGAATTTGATACGTGACGTTGACTCTCTGTGGACAGTTGTAGACTCCAACCATATCAGTATttactggtggtggtgtttaCAGAACATGGGTTCTTTACATGTATtcttttttagatgttttttcccTAGTATGTTCAAAATGTATGCGTTAGGTGTTCTTCATCGTTTAGTAATTTACTTGTGGACTAAAAGATACAAGTGCTGCATTAAGTCTGCCAATTATGTTATGCTAACATATGTGTGCAGTTTATCTGGGCTCACTTCACCTATTTAGTAATATAAAGGCACTTTTTAGTTTTGTGGAatgtatactttaaatatattgttttatcaaGTACTACTTTTTGTGAAGTCCTCTTAAGAGGTGGGTCTTAACACCTTAACTCAATGTTTCATGTAGTGTTTGGCCCATTTGACAATAAAGAGGATGGTTATTCTGTCAATGAGTTGTTGTCCAGTGTCTTTTGAATTGGTTCAGCCAATACTGAATCTAAGAAATCACTGCagtttattttctgtaaatgaTTTTCAAAGAAATGAATAGGAGAAACCTATTTCGTTTGGACCGATAGAATAGGATGTATTTTATCAGAGAATTCAAGCACCCCTTATTCACTTCTTGCCACAGACATTAATTTGAATGCCATTATTTGTAATGGATTTCCACAAATGATTTGGCCTTATTTTTTGGTGATGGACTGGTTTGCTGTCTTCATGctgagctttttattttattttccacacTTTGTAACTTTCTCAGCCTTCAGATTTGTGTTCACTGGATTTTAGAGGCCCATCCAaacttgtataataaataaatctataaatggGGATGTATTTTTGTAGACCAAGACTTGGAGCCGGCTGCTAACAAGAGAGTAAATGTGACCGCAGGGGTTTTCTGGGAAGTTATACAACACTGAAACCGAAACAATCATAATCTTTTGTTAGTCaacttattttctgcaataagcTAAACAATGCCAATGAATcccagtttttttgtgtgtgttgaggttaccaggggtgcatttcccaaaagcatcgttagctaACTCTGGTTGCACGCTGCATTGAACTGATTTGTTTCGACcttagttgcttttgggaaatgctccCCAGCGCGATTAATTTTCAGGCTGGCCTACAAAAATATATCATCTCTGCAGCACATTATTAGTAGATCGTATCCGCATACTGTTAGCCAGGTAATGTATGTGCATGGATCACTCACTAAACTATTACCAGATTTACCTTTATCCGGAAAGTCATTTGTACCTTCAAAGTTTCTGGTTTGTAACTTCAAACGTCTCATGTTGAGCAAATTTGAAATTCAAATCTGCCCATTTTCCTGCTTGGCCACTGAAGACACATCACACGTCATTCCTAAGCCTTGAGATGTCTAGCAAAGCCAAACTAGTCCACTACAACAACAGATGCAGCCGCTCGCCTCATTCAAATTAAATGCCATGATTTAGGCagattgttcattcatgtttgccTGAGGGTTTGCAATCAAATACCGCTGTTATGATTACTTGTATATGCCAGGATCCCTGACATGAATCACCATTTTCATTGATAACCATTAATTGTGCTTGGCATATTCAATAATTTGTAGCAGGACTAATTTTATACAAGTCCTATAAGGTGTATATTCCAAAAACAGGCTGAGCATAGTCaaattaagtttaataaaaaatgcaagcTCCCTTTTATAAGTATTCTGGAGAGGTAAAAATTGTATCTGCTTCAAAAAGGAAGCACACTTAAATATTGCGCAATCTAGTAATGTATGCAAAGCCACACTTTGTACAGGTAACAGTTTAATCATTAACAGTAATGATGCATGGGAGGGTGGGCTTCAACAGTGACTGGTGTGGGTCTAGAGACCGTGATATGTGGTATGACAGAGGAATATTTTAGGACATTGCTGATCTTTGTTAAAATCAATCCAAATAAAGTATGTGGCTCGGTTTCTCAGCACTATTAATCAAAGAAAAGTGTCACTTAGACTTAGTTTATATCTGTTTTCAATCAGACCTGCAATGGAATGGCCATCCGTCCATCCTAACCCTACATAGGGCAAGTGGTTCAGAGAATGGATGTATTTAATGTGACTGTGTGCCATCTCTTTAAGAGCAATTCCATTCTTAGTCAACCTTTGTCATTCTAAGCGCTGACCTGTTGGAAACTCTTTCTTTAAACATCTCTACATTTAGATGAAATATCAGTtctaaacaaagaaaataattttcaatgtgtttttttttttttctttagctaaTCGCTGTAAAACTAAATTTGACACCTGCTGTTAGAACGGAGACAAAATGgaagataaatataaatacagcatatacatacaatatacatgcaagtaaatcaagatatataaaCATGAAAGACAAATTAAATCACTGAATTCCTTACCGAACCAATTTAACATACTGGTAC of Carassius gibelio isolate Cgi1373 ecotype wild population from Czech Republic chromosome A2, carGib1.2-hapl.c, whole genome shotgun sequence contains these proteins:
- the eif4a2 gene encoding eukaryotic initiation factor 4A-II, which gives rise to MSSGSADYNSSRDRDHGGPEGMEPDGVIESNWNEITDNFDDMNLKETLLRGIYAYGFEKPSAIQQRAIIPCIKGYDVIAQAQSGTGKTATFAISILQQLEIEQKETQALVLAPTRELAQQIQKVILALGDYMGASCHACIGGTNVRNEMQKLQAEAPHIVVGTPGRVFDMLNRRYLSPKWIKMFVLDEADEMLSRGFKDQIYEIFQKLSTNIQVVLLSATMPADVLEVTTKFMREPIRILVKKEELTLEGIKQFYINVEREEWKLDTLCDLYETLTITQAVIFLNTRRKVDWLTEKMHARDFTVSALHGDMDQKERDIIMREFRSGSSRVLITTDLLARGIDVQQVSLVINYDLPTNRENYIHRIGRGGRFGRKGVAINFVTEEDKRILRDIETFYNTTVEEMPMNVADLI